From the Equus asinus isolate D_3611 breed Donkey chromosome 9, EquAss-T2T_v2, whole genome shotgun sequence genome, the window gttgaaatgaaaggaaatgaagtaGAAGCAGCATCCATGGGCCTGATCACATAAGAGCCCTAAAACCAAGGTAAGGATTTTGGATTTAATTCTGTGATGAAATGCCTTACCAGCAGGAGAGTAacatcattatttatattttataaaaatcatttcGGGTGCTATATGGCAAACTGACTATagtggaagcagagaggccaACTGTGAGGCTCTTGAAGTACTCCAGGCAAGATATGACAGTGACTTGGATTAAAGGATGTGAGAAGTGATTAGATTCATGATATGTGTTGAAAGTACACAGAGAAGAGTTAAGGATGATTTCAAGGCTTTTGGCTTGAGCAATTGGGTCAATGGTATTATAGTAGAATTAGGATGCTGCAGGaggaagttttttgtttgttgtggagggagtaaaaataaatttgaagtaCCTGGTAGACATCCAAATGGAGATGGTGAGTATGCAGTGATATGTACCATAGATCAATCTGGAATTAAGGTGAGACGTAGGTCAGGAGATAAATACTGGAGAGTCATTGCTCTGTACATAATAAAGCATCAGACTTACTGAAAGGTGACTGTATTATTTATTATCCAAgccaatacatattttttcttttttaatttttattttgacaatttcaatcttacagaaaagttgcaagaataataGAGTTTGCATATGCCTTTCACTcagattccccaaatgttaacactTTACTACAATTGCTTTAATCTTTTCTATCACTTTACTTATCTATATGTGGACatatttttttgtatcttttcacTGTTTGAGAATGAGTTGCAGACATGATACCTCCATACTCCTAAATACTtcggtgagttttttttttttccctacaaaaGACATTCTTTTAcatgagtggttctcaaagtattgTTCCAGGGCCAGCAGCAACTGCCATAGAAACCTAAATTATAGGGCCCCACCCAGGATCAACTAATTTTGATAATTGTGCTGTGGTTATGTGAGGAAGTTAACATGATTTTCAAAACTATTATCTACTCTAAAGCCTTTACTTAGATTTCACCAATTGTCCCAGTAAAATCTTTGACAGCAGAAGTACCAAATGGGACACTTTTGAGATTAAAGAGGACCACTATCAATAATTTCACCACGGCAAATTGGTGAAGTATGATCACATAGGGGAGTCTGGgagatataattaattttttttaataaagacatTTGGAGAATAACTGTTACCTAGAGAAGAGGGCCAGGAACGGAACCCATTGAGAGGTCTGGAGCAGGAGGCTCACTAGGAAGGAGAAATAGCATCCAGAGAAGTAGGAGAGCGAAGACCACTGCTGAAAAGAGGCAACGGTCAACAGTGGCAAATGATGCCAAGAGGTCTAGAATGATGAGAACTGGAACTGcctagaggatttttttttttttaaagatttttttttttcctttttctccccaaagccccccagtacatagttgtatattcttcgttgtgggtccttctagttgtagcatgtgggatgctgcctcagcgtggtttgatgagcagtgccatgtctgtgcccaggattcgaacgaacgaaacactgggccgcctgcagcggagcgcacagacttaaccactcggccacggggccagcccctgcctagAGGATTTTTTAAGTGGAGGTCCTTAGTGACTTTGACAAGAGGAAAATGGTTTGAAAAAAGAAACCTGAGAAAGTGGACACAATAGATAGAAAATTCTCTTAAAAAGGAGCAAAGACATGGAGGGATATGTGTGGTTAAGGAAGGTTTTGTGCCTTTGAGGCATCCTACATTATGTTGATTACTGCTAGGAAAAATTCTTTGCAGATACGTCTAGGCTGATTTACAAACTACTGATCCCTGGGTCTCACTCACAGAgtctgatttaattgatctggCATGTGGCCAGGTtcaaagggatttttttaaagctcccaaaGTGATTTTAACGTGCAGTCAagggtgagaaccactgctagagggagaaaaaaatggatgcAAGGAGCGCTTATTTGGTGGGCCAAGACCTTATGTGGCTGAAAAATGAAGCGTTACGGTGTTTCAGTCAGCAAACATGGCCAGCACTGCTTGGATTATCAAATCTTTTCAGTTACAGTATCCAATTTTCCTACAAGCGTCCATAAGGCAAGTGAAGAAGGTCTTATACCACTAACTCCACTCCCTGAGacacaagaaaggaagaaagaaaaaccaccTCCGTACGGCCTTCCGGGGCCCAGGCTCAGGAACCTTTATTCCACCACGTTTTGCCTGGCCATTTGCCCAGGGCCCTGGCACGCCCGCCGCACCGCGCCACGTCAGTGCGCACGCGCTGGACCAGCGCGGCGAGAGCCGGGGTCCCAAGCCTGCGCTGCCGCCCTTCGCCTGCTCCCGCGGCTCCTCCCTCCTCTCGAGCTTCTCCCCGTGCGGCCGCGCGGGAGGGAGGCCGAGATGGCAGATGAGATCGCCAAGGCTCAGGCCGCTCGGCCTGGTGGGGACACGATCTTCGGGAAGATCATTCGCAAGGAAATCCCAGCCAAAATCATTTTTGAGGATGACCAGGTAGGCACCAGGCGCCCGTGGGCTGAGGCACGGCGGCCGCCCGTGGACACGGGGGTCTCCCACGAGGGCATGGAAGGGCAGGGCGGCGCTGCGGGGAAGGGAACTGACCGGACCGCCCCACGCGGCCTCTGCCGCGGGCCCCCAGCCAGCGGGCAGGGCCGCGGCCGCTCCGAGGCGGCCTGCCGGCGCGTGCCGGCGCTCCGGTTACGCGTTATCAGCCCCGGGCGCGGGCCAGGCCACCGGGCACACGCGGGGCCCGCACTGCGGGGTTTGACCCGCGTGGGGGGCGCGCCGGGTTCTCGGCGTGGGCGCCCGCCGGCTTCCCCGCTGCCTCGGACCTCGCCTGTGTCAGGAATCCCACAATCTCGCCAGCGCTTTGCCTGACAGGGAGAAACCCGATCGCGCCTTGACTCGGGCCCAATCTCCGCGATCTCCCGCGCACGGCCGGCCTGGCCCGGCGCCTCTCCGCGCGGCGCGGCGCTGGGGGTCGGGGCGCACGGGCTGCGGGGGGCGCGCAGACGCGCTGGCCCGCCGGGTTCACACCTCGCCCCGCATCTTCTCCCAGACCACGTCCTCCCCgacctcccccccacccccgcctccgcTCTCGGGCTGGATACTCGCGAGGTAGAAGTGGGCCTCTCCGAGGAAaagtgattctatttatatttgaCAGGAAGCCATTTTATGACTAAGAATGTAATTTTTGTTGATGTTATTGTAGGTGCGAGTCTGTTCTAGAAAGGCCGAGTTGAAGTGACTTAGTGTAAAGCCTTTAGCGGGCAGTTGTATATACGTGTGTGGATTTCAAGCAAAGCTGGGCAGGAGGTTGGTTGAATTAGAAAAAGTTTTGTAAACTTGTTAAATTAACGTTAAGAAATatggaataaaagagaaacatttagCGCTACTAGTAGCGTTCTTCGATTCAAAACGTTATCTAAGATTTGATTATAGATTCCTTgaagtgaattttatttaaatatctttatcaCTAGTTAGGGAAATTGTTCTGTTTTAGAAAATGTGCATTTCTCTTTAAATACTTTCAGTTGCTTTTTGTAAATGATTGTTGAAACACTGACTTTTGAACAACTTAAGTCTGACAGTGTAACAGCATAAATCATCTGAATGATACAGCGTTTTGCATGGGGAACCGAATAGAATTACTCCTGAGCTAGATAAGCAGAGAGAGGTTCTATTAAGCAGCTTCCCTCAGGGGTCCTTGTTCCAAGAGTGGTTGTCACTTTGCTGTGTCCccgggaggaggtgagttcagaggcCGCACACACCGCCATCTTGACACCAGCGTCTGTTAAGCAGCCTCCACCCCCAGGAGAGAGCAAGAGACACAAAAACATTCATGTAATTTGTCTAAATGCTACTTAGCCTCTTCGTTTCTACAAAGGAGAGTAGGTATATTTCTTAAATAGTTGAGTaaagtgggaagaaaaaggaattagTCAAATATCAGACAAATTGCATGATTACAAAACCAATCACTGCAgtaaaagaaaaacccaggaaatGGTGCAGCCTGGGCTCCTGACCCAGGAACGGTGGCCAGGGGAATCAGAGATTTCCTCTGGAAATGATACCTATGCTGAGAGCTGAGGAATGAATAGCAGTTTAAGTTAGACAAAAGTTGGAGGGGAGACGATCTTTgtggtagagggaacagcaattGAAAAAGCCCTGAGGGTGGAGAGAGATGAAGGGCAGTGTGACTTGAGCGTGAAGAGTTGCATGAGATCCGACTGGAAAGGTAGACAAGGATTAGCATGCCTTATTTCTACTTATCCTTTGGATCTCAGTGTAAATGCCACTCCCTTAGAGTGGGTTTTTCCTGACCGTGCAATCTAAATCATGTTTTTCTGTGATAATCATttctttcacctttttcttttctaacataggATCTTTGGTTAATTATACCTTT encodes:
- the HINT1 gene encoding adenosine 5'-monophosphoramidase HINT1 gives rise to the protein MKRYGVSVSKHGQHCLDYQIFSVTVSNFPTSVHKASEEGLIPLTPLPETQERKKEKPPPYGLPGPRLRNLYSTTFCLAICPGPWHARRTAPRQCARAGPARREPGSQACAAALRLLPRLLPPLELLPVRPRGREAEMADEIAKAQAARPGGDTIFGKIIRKEIPAKIIFEDDQCLAFHDISPQAPTHFLVIPKKHISQISVAEDDDESLLGHLMIVGKKCAADLGLKKGYRMVVNEGSDGGQSVYHVHLHVLGGRQMNWPPG